The genomic window GCCATGTCGGCAGGATGTCGGGGCGGGAGGTGATGTTCAGTATAGGGGTTGAGCGAACAATCGAGAGCTCTTTGCCCCCGACGAGATTTGGCGGGCCGACGCACACCAGCTCCTCTTTGTAGATCTCCCAACTGTCGGCGGGCTCGATGACGGAAAGATCCCGTGTAATCAAAATATCGAAATCATCCGAAGATGTCGGCGGCGCTAGCGAGCTGACGATGTCCACGATAACGCCACCCGCTTCGGAAGAGAAAGCCTGCAGATTTGGAATAAGAAGAGAGAAAGCAAAGGTCGATAGTGACGTGCGGACCACAATCCGATTCGTTCCTGCGCCTGCACGGCGTCGCATTCTCTTCGCGGTGAAGCTGACGGTTTCGAGCGGCTCAGATACCGCGTTTGCGAATAGCCTCCCGAACTCGGTCAAATCGCTGCCCCGTCCACGCCGCTCGATGAGATCAGCACCCAGATAATCCCGCAGTACAGCCAAATACCGGCTGACCGAACTTTGCGTTGTTCCCAAAGTGGTGGCCGCGCGCGTGACGCTGCCTTCGCGGGCAACGGTCACAAACGCGCGGATGGCATTTAAAGGAACTTCCTCGTCTTGAGTCGCCATTGTCTGCTCCGGCGCCAGAATGAACATCCATCACATTATTCGATGCCCATAGCCGGATCGCCGCGTATATGGGGCGGCTACGCATGAAATCCTCGTGAGAGCGTGATACCTGCGCCAGTACCGCACAAGATCTGCGTCTCAGCTGGTGTTTGTCAGGGGCTAAGTCCTTTTGCCGCGTGCCGGCTTCGGCTTGCGACCTTTAGGTAAGGTTGCCGGTGGCGGCGCGCCCTTGGATGGCCGAACAAACAGCTCGGAGACAGCTACGCCGAGCGTCTCGGCAAGGCGATCGAGAAGATCGATTGTCGGGTTCGCTTGTTGCCGCTCAAGTCCGCTCATGTAGGAGCGATCAACTCCTGCATCGTAAGCCAATTGCTCTTGCGGAATACCGCGCTGGACGCGGATCCGGCGCACATTGTAAGCCACAAGCGCACGAGCTCTCATGCGCGAAAGCAGCCATTTCGATGGCCATCAAACCACTGGCTATAACCGACATAAAAACCTCCCGAGATTAGAGGCTTTGGATCCAATTATTCGATGCGTGTCACCGAATCCCTCTACCCCGGCGCTACTGGGAGGCCGCACAAGCGCTGGTACGTCGACCGTCTATCAATTTGCAGCAGCGCAGATTTTGCGGGCGCTGACCGGAACTCAGCCGTTCCGCTGGCAGCGGTTCGATTCCGCCGCCCCTTGTCGCGAGCCATGGAAAACTGTCCCCTCGGCTTCACGAGGAATTGCCCACTCCTTGGACTGCCGAGGAGAGAGCGAATGAACTAGGAACGAATCACGGAAGGCTCATCGTAGATTGATCCACGGGAGTAGGTGATGAAGACGCCGGGGCGACGTGACGGAGCTGTTGCGTCTGAGAGCGGGTGGCTGGGGTCTGAAGCGGATGCGGCTGGGGTGCAGCCATCACACGGTGAAGGACTACGTGGCGGCGGGCGGGGTGAAGGCGTTCAAGTCGCCTGAGCGTAAGAAGTGGCTCGATGGCCTTGAAGGCTGCCTGCGCGAGGGGTTCATTCGGCACCGCGGCAATGCGGATGTGGTGCGGCAGGCCTAGGGGACGAAAAAGGCGTGCAGTCAGCCGGCGAACCCTGCAGGGTGCCGTGCAGCCCTATCGTCAGGCGCTAAAGGCCGAAGCGCTGGCGACGCGGTTCGAGGCAGGGGCAAAGCCCTCCCAACGGTTGACGCCTCACGGGCGAGACAGGCGACGCGCTTGACGCCGTGATTATACGAACAACATCATGCGAACAGTATAGGTCGCCGTGGAAGATCGCAGCGCAGTCGACGAACTGTCCTCGTGCTAAGCCATAACGAGGATGCAAATATTCTCGAGGAGAACGGTCACATGGCTCTGGTCGAAGTCGCGCCAGGTGTTCGCTCAACCATTCGGCACGCACCGTCATCTTCGTGTTAGCCGCTGGACGACTGCAAATCCAGCCGTCAGTTAGCACGCCCGGCAAGCGGGCGATGCAGATAGTCTTGGCGGACGCGGAGGTATTTCTGAAGGAGGTGGTAGCAAAGTTAGGGTAGGCGCAACGTCAGTCGCAAGTGGCGCAGGTGCTTTGTTAGCAGTACGATTACGTGCGCGGACTTATAGGTTACAACTCCTGTCAATTGTCACAACCAGATGTGGACGTTTTGGAAGCAGTACTTCCATCGTAAGGTTGCGGCGAGGCGTGTTCTCAACCAGCTTCGAAACGCGGAAAAGAATGCCATGGCGAACACCAATCTCAGCTCCCAATGTATTGCAAGTGCACGCGACCGACAGCGAGCCATCACCGACCGAAAACTCACTTAATGGAGAGCCACTGGCCTCGAGACCTCGAGGTTTCCAGATGACAGTGGAATGAAGCCGATGACGCGGATAGGTTTAGGAATAAAAGCGCGCGCTGGCCATTCCCGATCTCGACCGGTGCTGTCTGGTGGCTCTATCGCCTCAATTTCGGATTAACCGAAAACGTGATGTTGGTGCCTTGCTGCGGTCACGGTCGCCCAGGAGAGATCCCGCTGTGCCATTTAATAAGTGTGACATGGAGCGCCTTCCATGCGGGCCAGGCGCAGCCCTACCGAACGTGCCACAGGTTGGGCGCTTGACTGGCGGGCAAAAGTTTGAGGCCAACGCTAATCGCCTTAATTCTTCCTCAGCCTACAAGCCCGCAATCACATCTAGCACCGACGAACTGCCCAGGGGGTGCACAAATAGTGCCGGCAAATATGATCAGCAGACCGCGAAACTCGAACTGGTGCCCGCACTTCACACCATCAGCAGGCTGAAAGTGACATCGCGGATGATGCTGCTCATGGAGGCCCCCCCCCCAGCGTTGAAACGACGGGCCAGGTGAGCTGAGAGCGGCGAGCGTCAAAATGGCCCCGCTTGGGTGGTAAAATTTCGCGATCGGGAGCAAGGACGCGACGCTCGCATTCTACCTCGTGATCTTCAGCGGCTACAAGAAAAAAGGAATGCCGCGCCCGAGTCCACGAGACCCATGGAAGGGCCGGCCGAGCAGTTCATCTAGCAAGTCTGGCCAAGTGCGCCTTGCGCTGGATTGATCCTCGCAGCCGAAGGCGAACACGTCGTGCTCGCCTATATGAGCTTCCTGGTTCAGCACCGCGCCAAGCTGCACTCGATAATCCGATTGAGCGCTTCAACGGCGAGATCAAGCGGCGGACTGAAGTCGACCGCATTTTCCCCAATAAGGATGCCATCGTTCGCCTCATCGGCGCGAACCCGCTCGAACTAGAACGACGAATGAGCGGTCCAGCGAGCCAGTGGCATGACGCTGGAAACCATCGCGCCGTTGAGCGACGATCCCATCGTCGGCTTGCCCGCCGTGGCAGGCTGACGCCTTCCGACCCGCCGGAAAATCACCGGTGACTCGCCGCCACCTACACCACGCGAAGGGGGGCGATCCGTTAGCCTGCACTTCCCGGCTGTCGTCTAGGATCACGGAGTGTTACTAGCCTTTACGTGATATCAGGCTTTAAGAGGAAGCGCTGATAGGCTCACAGCACTTTGCTGCGCTACGGCGAGTAGCTGTCGGACGTCACGTTCGATTGCCGAATTTCACCGGAGACCGCGCTATCCGCGCCGAAATCCGGCAGACTGCAGGTTCAAATTCTCACAATTTGCTATCGAATTGGCATTAGCATGCCTCTGGACGGAGCGCATCTCGGTCGCGACTTTCGGATGAAAGAAGAATTGGGATTGGAGAGACAACATCAATGCTTGCAATGAACAGCGAAGAAGTTGCGGCGTACTCACTAAACGGCTTCGTCGTGCGCAAGAATTTGATTAGCAGCAAAGAGATCTCATTGTACCGCGATAGAGCGCGCGTACCGATAGAAGCGGAGATTGACGGTGGATCCGTATTTGCCAAGAAGGATAAGGATGGCAAGACGAGCCTCTTCAAGAGATTGATGAAGGCCGACGAGGATCGATATGGCTTTCTCGGCCGCGATACCCGACTAGTCGATCTCGCTCAGGACGCCGTCGGCAAGCCGATCTACCGGTACTACCATGAGATGATATTGAAGCAACCAATCAACGGCGGCGCCTGGGAGTGGCATCAGGATTTCGGAACTTATTTCACCCACGGCTGCTTGGCGCCGCAAATGGTGGCTATCTACGTTGCGCTTGACCAAGCGACAAAAGAGAGCGGTTGCATGCGGGTCCTAAAGGGCTCGCATAAACTAGGCAGGCTCGATCATGTCCGGCAGGGTGAGCAGATCACCGTCGACGAGGGGCAAATCGAGGCGGCGCTGAAGCGCTTCGAACCCCATTACGTCGAAATGGAGCCCGGTGACGCGATGGTCTTCGACGGCAACTTGCTGCATCGCTCCGACGCGAACCGGTCGAGCAGACATCTGTGGGCGTATATCTGTTGCTATAATGCTGTCGATAACGCGCCTTTCAAGCACGTGTGCGACTATGGGCACTACGAGCCGTTGGAAAAGATCACAGCCGCCGCTTTCCTGAGGTCCGCTTGAGAGAGGCCAATCGCGCCCCACGGCTCGGAAGCGCGAACACCCAGTTGGTTCCTTAGCGATCCTGGTTCGGATGCTGCTCCTATCCCTAAAGCAAAACTGAGTGTTGTGCTTCACTCACGCGCAAGAGACCGGTCAGCCAAGCGAGCCCATTCCACATCGCCGACAACATGGAGTTCTTCGTCTTTATGCTTGAGGGGCAGGTCGAGTTCGGGGTCGGCTCGAAAACCGCGTGACCTCCAGCACTTTCGAATAGAGGCAATATGATACGTTGCTTCGGAATGGTCCGCAGCTGTGGCTTAAGCGCGAAGCCACGAAATGGCTTTTTGATTTACGTCCGCTCACAAGTACAGGAGCTATTCGTGGCTATTGGGCCGATCGCGGCAACGACACGGGTCATCACCTTGGCCTCGCGGCCACTCGACCGTCCTGTTCCGGAAAAGTGCCGGATCGAGGAGCTTCCGCTCCCTGAGCTCTCGGACGGACAAATTCTGGTCCGAAACATCTACATGAGCGAAGACCCGGCCCTGCGGAGGCGCATGGAGCAAACCGACGAGATCGGCGCACCGCTTAAGGGTCGCAGGGCCGGCCGAGTCGTGGCCAGCCGGAATCCGTCCGTCAGCGATGGTGACTACGCGCGCCACCGACTCGGTTGGCGCAACCACGCGGTCGTTGACGCTAAGCTGGCTGCGATGTGGATACGCCGGGCATTTCGCGCACCTACTGGCGGCTGCACGAGTGATCGGCAGTGCTGGCAATGCCGATAAGGGTCGGCTGCTCGTGGATGAGCTTGGCTACGACGTCGGAATCAACTCCCGCGGCGACATGCTCGCAGAGCTCGCCCACCCGGCGCCGGGGGAGGATCGATCTGTACCTCGGCAACGTCGGCGGCGATCATCTCGTCGCTGCGTTCTACGCGCTCAAGGTCAACGGCTGCGTCGCCCTGTGCGGAGTGATCTCCGCAATGGAGGACGCTTCACGGGACGTCCGCCCGAGTTCGAGACCCGGATTGCTGGTTGGCTGCGCAGCAGCAAGTTACTGTCCAAGGCGACAGTTGTGGAAAGGTTGGATCATGAGACGAACGCGTTCATCGGGCCGCTGTCCGGAGCGAACATCGGCAAGATGCTCGTGCGCCTCGCCGACGAGAATTCTGCGCTCAAAACGGAGCCTAGGCGTGGTAAACGGCGGCGCTTAAGAGATCGTAGCAACGCTAATAGTTCGCTGGGCGGATACCAAAACCTCGGGGTATTCTGTTGGGTTTTCCCTGTATCAACTGCGTTACAATAGCCAAGGACAGGCTGGTGTGTGAGATGACTAATTCTTTTAACGGGTTAGTTCGGATGGCCGCGCCGAATCGCAATCTGCAGTTTTACGGCGCGCCCGTAGGCATTTTGATGGTCCAGCGCGCTGTCACCGATGATCCCTTTGATCGCTTCTACCCTCCTGGCAGCGTTAATAACGCCTGCACGTGGAGTGTTCCCGTGCGATATAAGCCGATGCCGGGGCTCACATTTCCCAAGCTTCAAGTCCCCAATAACGCTGCAACGGAGTCGATCGCTGTTCAGGCTGCAATCGAGCTTGCACGCGAGGGGGCGAGCCTGATCACCGCAAACTGTGGGTTCATGGTTAGGTACCAGGAAGCGGTGCGGGCGGCGGTCGACATTCCTGTTTGTTTGTCGCCGCTTCTTCTGGCGCCCTTCCTTGAGGTCATGCTTCCGCCCAACAGATCCGTGGGCATTATCACGGCTAAGGCGCCTGGGCTGACTCCTGACCTCCTAAACGCGTCGGGAATCTCGCGGGAGTCCGAGCGCATTGTCATCGGAGGGCTTGAGAATTCGCCTGCATTTGCGGCTGCTCTTCTGACGGCCAGCGGCAACCTAGACAATGCTGCGGTCGAGGTCGAAACTGTTGAAGTTGCCATGGAGCTAATGCGTCGGCGGCCAGATATTGGCGCCCTTTTGCTTGAGTGTTCGGAACTTCCACCTTATGCTGCTGCAGTCCAGCGAGCGACTGGTGTCCCGGTTTTCGATTACACGTCCATCATAGAGTTTTTCGTCCAAGGGCTGGTCCGTCGTCCGTTTCATGGGATCATTTAAGGGCGAACCGTGGACCCGGGCACAATGGTAGCCACGTTCTAATCCTTTTCATAATCGAGGACGCGACGGTAATCGGCGCCGCGGAGCGCGAAAGAAAAAGATAGAAGTTGTTTGGAGCTACAGCCACAACTTGCAATTTCGATTGTGGACGCTCTTTCACTGCGGTCATCGGAGGGGGCGACCCGGCTGAGGAAGCGCCACGGGGCGTGATTGAACAATCTGTTCCGGCGCGGCTGAACCAGATCATCAGCTTGAAGCGCGAACTTGCTCTGCTTGCCGGCAGACTCACCTGTGGCTCGGATCGAGAGCGAGATCACACGAGAACGGCCGCCCTAGCATCGAGGCCCTCTTCGTCGGACTGTTGTTGCTCAAGCGCGTTCATCGGCGATCCTACCCCGGGGTGTGGTGTTTCTAGGAGCATGATGTCTTTATACGGAAACATAGCCTGAGTTTTGGAAGTAGTTGGTGCACTCCGCCCTGGAGAAGAGATCGAGGAGTTCACCAACCTTTCTCCAGGTTGCCTCCACGTCATGGGGCTCGGCAGCTCGCATGAGATGTTTGAGTTTGGCGAAGACCTGCTCGATCGGATTGAGGTCAGGGCTATATGGCGGCAAGAAGATGCGGTGGGCGGCCTCTGGCGCGGATAGCTTGGCGAGCCGCTTTGCCCTTGTGGCTGCCAAGGTTGTCGAGAACGACGATCTCGCCCGGTGCGAGGGTGGGTGCCAACACCTTCTCGACGTACAGGGTGAAGAACTCACCATTGATGGGACCATCAATCACCGAAGGCGCGCTGATCCGATCGTAACGCAGCGCCTCGGACTTGTGCCATTGGCGCAAGCGCCTCGCGGAGGAGTTGAAGGTTTTGCTGGCGGAGCGCTCGCGGGCGGCGCGTTAGCGCGCGGCTCGGCGTCCTCTGCCGGCTCAAAGAACCTCGCGCG from Bradyrhizobium zhanjiangense includes these protein-coding regions:
- a CDS encoding LysR family transcriptional regulator; this translates as MFILAPEQTMATQDEEVPLNAIRAFVTVAREGSVTRAATTLGTTQSSVSRYLAVLRDYLGADLIERRGRGSDLTEFGRLFANAVSEPLETVSFTAKRMRRRAGAGTNRIVVRTSLSTFAFSLLIPNLQAFSSEAGGVIVDIVSSLAPPTSSDDFDILITRDLSVIEPADSWEIYKEELVCVGPPNLVGGKELSIVRSTPILNITSRPDILPTWLRAMNLSSSDIRAGARYDHNYLALPAVMTGKCLLVAPEIIVSDLVRGGALQIIPGSRTPSGMQYRAYSVDRSAHPEIARSFCRWLARLCKKVALAQSA
- a CDS encoding phytanoyl-CoA dioxygenase family protein; this encodes MLAMNSEEVAAYSLNGFVVRKNLISSKEISLYRDRARVPIEAEIDGGSVFAKKDKDGKTSLFKRLMKADEDRYGFLGRDTRLVDLAQDAVGKPIYRYYHEMILKQPINGGAWEWHQDFGTYFTHGCLAPQMVAIYVALDQATKESGCMRVLKGSHKLGRLDHVRQGEQITVDEGQIEAALKRFEPHYVEMEPGDAMVFDGNLLHRSDANRSSRHLWAYICCYNAVDNAPFKHVCDYGHYEPLEKITAAAFLRSA
- a CDS encoding helix-turn-helix domain-containing protein, with the protein product MRARALVAYNVRRIRVQRGIPQEQLAYDAGVDRSYMSGLERQQANPTIDLLDRLAETLGVAVSELFVRPSKGAPPPATLPKGRKPKPARGKRT